The DNA segment CACCGGCCGCACGCCGCTGGGGGCCTGGCCACCGCTTCGGGCGTCCGTCCCGCGTCTTCTCGACTCATCCAGGACGACCGCCACTGGTGCAGCCCGATGATCGCGAGTCCCAGGAAAACGGTGTAGAGGATCGCCGTGAGATAGAGGGATTTGGAGATGTAGAGCGGTACGTAGATGGCGTCGACCAGGATCCAGCCCGCCCAGCTCTCCAGCCGTTTCCGGTTCAGGAGCCATTGCGCCCCCAGACTCAGCGAGGTCGTCAACGCGTCCCAGAATGACGCCGAGCCCCCAACCTGCCGGAGCACCAGCCAGAGCAGCAGGGTGAGCATCACGACGCCGACCAGCAGCGCGTTCAGCTCTCCGGCGCCAGCCCGCGTGATGCGGAGCGAACGGCCGTCATTGCCGCCGTGAAGCCAAAGATACCAGCCTCGGGCGCAGAGGATCAGATAAACGCCCTGCAGACCCGCGTCGGCGAACAGCCCGGCGCGCAGGAAGACGACGCCGAAGGCGGCCACGTTCACCAGGCCGATCGGGAAGTTCCAGACGTTCTCCTTCACCGTCAGCCAGACGCAGGCCGCTCCGGTGACGAACGAGGCGCACTCCAGCCAGGTCGCCGCGCCCCTCAGCCCCATCACAAGCGCCAGCAGGACGGCCGCACCGATAAGGATCGCCGCCGCCCGTCTTTCTCCCCTTCCCATCGGCATCCACGACGCTCCGCCAGGCTCATCCCAGGTCGGCGTATTTCAGAATGCACGCCAGCATACCCGGGAATCGACGTTCGAGGTCGGGGCGGAGCGAGACGAAGCAGCGCGTGCCGTCCTTGCGATGATCGATGACCCCGGCAAGCCGCAGAGTCTTCATGTGGTGGCTCAACGTCGAGGCGCAAACGTCGACGTCGAAGTCACCCCAGGCGTGCTCGACTCCGTCCGAGAGCCGGCCGACGATCGCCAGCCGCACCGGGTCGCTGAGCGCGGCGAGGACGCTGCAAAGCGTCGTCTCCTCGATTTTCGGATGCGACAGTTGCCTCACCGGGACGCCTCCCTAGAATGTTCGACGTTCGACGAACATCGAACGAAGCCCGCGGAGGGCAGACTTCTGAATCTTAGCATCCCACCCGGCGAAGACCATCGCGGCCGGGGAATCGCCCCTGGAGAATCGACGACATGCCCGGACTGTTCGACCCGATCCGCGCCGGCGAGTTCGACCTGCCCAACCGCATCGTCATGGCGCCGCTCACGCGATGCCGGGCCGTCGGCGGGAGCCGCGTGCCGAACGCGCTCATGGCCGAGTACTACCGACAGCGGTCGGCCGCCGGGATGATCATCACGGAGGCGACGTCCGTCGACCCGATGGGCGTGGGCTACCCGGACACGCCGGGCATCTGGTCCAAAGAGCAAGTCGAAGGCTGGAAGGGCATAACGACGGCGGTCCACGAGGCCGGCGGGCGTATTCTCCTCCAACTCTGGCACGTCGGGCGGATCTCGCACTCGGTCTATCTCGACGGCAAGCCCCCGGTCGCGCCCAGCGCGGTCCAGCCGGCGGGGCACGTGAGCCTGATCCGGCCCATCACCCCCTACCCAACGCCCAGGGCCCTGGGACGCGAGGAGATCCCCGGGATCATCGAGGCCTATCGCCGGGGGGCCGAGAACGCCCAGAAGGCCGGGTTCGACGGGGTCGAGATCCACGGGGCCAACGGCTACCTGCTCGACCAGTTCCTCCAGGACGGCTCGAACCACCGCGAGGACGAGTACGGCGGCCCGATCGAGAACCGCGCCCGGTTGATGCTGGAGGTGACCGACGCCGTGGTCTCGGTCTGGGGCCGAGGCCGCGTGGGCATGCACCTGGCCCCCCGTGCCGACGCCCACGGCATGGGCGATTCCGACCTCGTCGCCACATTTGAATACGCCGCTCAGGAGCTGGGCAAGCGAGGCCTCGCCTTCCTCTGCACCCGGGCCAGGCAGCTCCAGGACGGCCTGGGAGCGCGACTCAAGACCGCGTTCGGCGGGGTCTACATCGCCAACGAGAAGCTGACCAGGGACGCAGCGGAAAAGCTGATCGAGACGGGGGAGGCCGACGCCGCCGCGTTCGGCATCCCGTTCATCGCCAACCCCGACCTGGTCCACCGATTCGCGCTGAACGCCCCCCTGAACGAGGCCGACCCCAGCACGTTCTACGCCTCCGGCCCCGCCGGCTACACCGACTACCCCGCACTGGAAGGCCTCGCCGAGGCCGTCTGACGAGCAAACTCAGCGTCAAAGCCCGGCCAGGAGTCCGCTCCTGGCCGGCCTCAGTCTTGGCCTCGCATGCCACAATGCGACGATTCTCGGACACCTCCGATTTTCCGCTCAAGGAAATAGAACTGACACCGATTTTCCAATGCGACGATTCTCGGACACCTCCGATTTTCCGCTCAAGGAAATAGAACTGACACCGATTTTCCCGCAAGGAAATAGAACTGACACCGATTTTCCCGACACCCGCAAGGAAATAGAACTGACACCGATTTTCCCGCACAAGGAAATAGAACTGACACCGATTTTCCCGCGCACAAGGAAATAGAACTGACACCGATTTTCCCGACACCGATTTTCCCGCTCAAGGAAATAGAACTGACACCGATTTTCCGTTCCGCAGGCCACAATGCGACGACTCTCGGACACCTCCGATTTCCCCCCCCTTCAAGGAAATAGAACTGACACCGATTATTGCTCCAAGGAAATAGAACTGACACCGATTATTGCTCCTCGATTTCCCCCCCTTCAAGGAAATAGAACTGACACCGATTATTGCTCCATTCAAGGAAATAGAACTGACACCGATTATTGCTCCTCCTAGGAAATAGAACTGACACCGATTATTCGGCTCTAGGAAATAGGACTGACACCGATTATTCGGCTTAACTTCGTGGCATTCAAGGATGTCCCCGTCGTCCCTCCCCCCAAGATGATGGTTGAGCGCCCGTCGACTCGGTCGCGAGGCCAAATCAATCGAAAGGCCAGAAAAGACGAGAGATCCTACTCAAGCTCCGCGATCCGCTCGGCCAACTTACACCGAAATCGCTCGACATCGGCATAGAACATGGGTCTTCGCTCTTCGACCCATCCGGCCTTTTCAGCGACAGCGGGAAGGTCTAGAGCCATCTCATCCATCAGTTTGCTCAGAAGTCGAAGCGTATCTAAAGACAAGGGGTAGAAAAACCATGCACCAATACGGTCAAAAAACTCTTCCTGAGCTATCAACGCCTCCATTTCA comes from the Paludisphaera rhizosphaerae genome and includes:
- the pnuC gene encoding nicotinamide riboside transporter PnuC; this translates as MPMGRGERRAAAILIGAAVLLALVMGLRGAATWLECASFVTGAACVWLTVKENVWNFPIGLVNVAAFGVVFLRAGLFADAGLQGVYLILCARGWYLWLHGGNDGRSLRITRAGAGELNALLVGVVMLTLLLWLVLRQVGGSASFWDALTTSLSLGAQWLLNRKRLESWAGWILVDAIYVPLYISKSLYLTAILYTVFLGLAIIGLHQWRSSWMSREDAGRTPEAVARPPAACGR
- a CDS encoding ArsR/SmtB family transcription factor, with protein sequence MRQLSHPKIEETTLCSVLAALSDPVRLAIVGRLSDGVEHAWGDFDVDVCASTLSHHMKTLRLAGVIDHRKDGTRCFVSLRPDLERRFPGMLACILKYADLG
- a CDS encoding alkene reductase; its protein translation is MPGLFDPIRAGEFDLPNRIVMAPLTRCRAVGGSRVPNALMAEYYRQRSAAGMIITEATSVDPMGVGYPDTPGIWSKEQVEGWKGITTAVHEAGGRILLQLWHVGRISHSVYLDGKPPVAPSAVQPAGHVSLIRPITPYPTPRALGREEIPGIIEAYRRGAENAQKAGFDGVEIHGANGYLLDQFLQDGSNHREDEYGGPIENRARLMLEVTDAVVSVWGRGRVGMHLAPRADAHGMGDSDLVATFEYAAQELGKRGLAFLCTRARQLQDGLGARLKTAFGGVYIANEKLTRDAAEKLIETGEADAAAFGIPFIANPDLVHRFALNAPLNEADPSTFYASGPAGYTDYPALEGLAEAV